TCGGTTTTGCCATGACCATTTCCGGAGAAAACTGTCATGATTTGATAGACTTGTACCAATTGGTAAGCACCATGGATATCGAATTTGCCAATGCCGTGGTACACAATTCATTCTATTTTCATAAAGACGACAACAGGATTGAGAATATTTCGGAAGTGGAAGAAAAGATGTTGGGTTTTATGCAGGCCCTGTTATGCTCATCGAGAAAAAATTTTAAAAAGCGGGTCAAAGACTGGTTCAGGGCTTATCTGAATTTGGGACTGTTGCGGCATGTGCAAGGAAAAACGCGGCCCATACCTTGTGGTGCAGCTACAGACACATTCTTTTTGGATCCGTGGGGTCAGATATTGGCGTGTAACGGCTCGGAGAAGCCTCTCGTCATGGGTGACCTGAAGATCCATTCGTTTGAAGATATTTGGAAATCCGGCGAGGCGGAAAAAGTAAGAGCGACAGTGAAGAACTGTCAACAGAATTGTTGGATGACCGGTACCGCAGTGCCGGCCATGCGGAAAAATCCTCTCGCACCTATTAAATGGGTGGCGTCTAATAAACTCAGGGCTATTCAGGGGCGCGATTTGCAGCTTTGATTTTTTTGCCACGGACACACACAGACCACGGGACTAACCGAAACAGTAAACATGCCGGGATTAACGAATAATATGAATTTAAAGATTGCCATCCTTGGTACAAAAGGTGTTCCCGGGCGACATGGCGTCGAGGTGGTTGTTGATTCACTTTTGCCGCATCTTAGCGCATTGGGCCATGAGATAACGGTTTATGCGTACAGCTCATACTCCGAGGATCAAAAGGAATATCATGGTGCTCGTGTCAAGACCGTTGTTGGAAAGGGTGGTAAGAACCTCCAGATGATTACGCATATGTGGAACGCATCGCTGGACACCAGAAGAGAGTCATATGACCTTATACATATACATAGTACCGACCCATGCCTATTGGCCTGGCTTCCAAAATCTAAATACGGTGTAGTGGCCTCGTCTCATGGGCAGGCTTATATTCGTGAAAAGTGGGGTGCTGCTGCAAAGACCGCATCAAAAATTGCTGAGCGTTTTTTCATCTACCTGCCTAACGTTGTCACGTCTGTTTCAAAACCTCTGGCCGAACTTTACCGGTCCAAATATAAAAAACCGGTTCATTATATTCCAAACGGTGTCAAGCGTAGGCGTGCTCCCAATGTAAAAATATTGCAAAAATGGAGTCTCACTGCTGGACGCTTCCTGTTTTGCTCGGCAGGGCGGATAGAGCGGACCAAGGGCCTTCATACGCTACTGGAGGCTTATGGGAAGTTGAAAACAGAGTTTCCACTGGTTATCGCAGGCGGAGGGAGTGGCAGTGACTTAACCTATCACGATAGCTTACGTAACAGTGCGCCGGAGGGGGTGCGGTTCCTTGGATTTCTAACCGGTGATGAGTTGTTCTCACTGTATGCCCATGCCGGGATTTTTGTATTCCCGTCTGAATATGAGGCGATGTCCATGGCCCTACTGGAAGGGCTCTCGTTCGGCACACCAACAGTGTATAGCGACATTCCTGAAAACAAAGCCGTTGCCGACGGGCTGGGCTATGCCTTTAAAGTTTCGGACAGCGAGTCACTGGCAGGTGTGATCAAACAAGTACTTGCGAACTATGAGGAGGCCATAAACATTGGAGGGAAGGCCAAAGAGGTTGTTCGTGAAAAACATAATTGGGCCAATATCGCGAAAATGTATAATGATTTATATATTCAAATGAAGCAACTTAAAGAAACAACAAAGAGATGATAACACTATAAGGAGGTTACCACAGGTATGGAACCCATTAAATACACAACAAAAATTCAGGGGAATGAGATTTTTCTGCCCGATGATGTCCTGAAAAAGATCAACAGGGATACAGAGGTAGAAGTTATTGTCAGGGCGGTATCTTTCCCAGAGCAATCGGTGGAAAGCATCGATCAGGTTTTAGAAAGAACGGCAGCGAATATGAATAAAAAATACCCGAATCTTAATCTTAAAATAAACAGCAAATTAAAAGCGATTGCCGGTATATCTGCGAATATGACTGCTAAATGGCGGAAATTTTCAGACAAAGAAATTACCAGCATGGCAAAAATGGAAAAATTCTGATTATCCCGCACCCCAGAGAAATACGCTCCGCTGTCACAAGTGAATTCCACTGGGCAGGGCTTTCGCCCCAGAGAAATAGGCTACGCATTTCACAGGGCCCCGATAGCGGGATCTTCGCTAACGCTTCGACAGGCACAGATTAACGCAGATTACAAAAGCTGATGAGCTATTAATTAAGCTGTTGATCTTATGAGCAAAGGAGAAAGAATGTTAACAAAAAAAAGGGGGGGTAAGTATGGAGATTATTGAATTTAAGAGCAAAATATTGGATGGCAAATACCTTTCTCTGCCGCGTGGTGTTTCTGAAAGGATAGGAAATATTGAAGAAATCAAAGTTGTGTTAAAATTGGATGAAGATACGCAGTATGGCCAATCTGATGGAGAAGTGGATAAAGAAAGAATGCTGTCAGCACTAAAGGAATACAAGATGAAATACCCTGACGATAACGTTAGCCTGGATGATTTTCGGTATGTAGGGATAGTGGCAGGCAATGATATAAATGACACAAAAGATGAATTGATCAAAGCGATTGAGGGTAAATATATAATATAAGGGATTAGGGGATTGAGATCCGCAGATTTCGCAGATTACACGGATTAGGTATGA
This Candidatus Desulfatibia profunda DNA region includes the following protein-coding sequences:
- a CDS encoding glycosyltransferase family 4 protein, yielding MNLKIAILGTKGVPGRHGVEVVVDSLLPHLSALGHEITVYAYSSYSEDQKEYHGARVKTVVGKGGKNLQMITHMWNASLDTRRESYDLIHIHSTDPCLLAWLPKSKYGVVASSHGQAYIREKWGAAAKTASKIAERFFIYLPNVVTSVSKPLAELYRSKYKKPVHYIPNGVKRRRAPNVKILQKWSLTAGRFLFCSAGRIERTKGLHTLLEAYGKLKTEFPLVIAGGGSGSDLTYHDSLRNSAPEGVRFLGFLTGDELFSLYAHAGIFVFPSEYEAMSMALLEGLSFGTPTVYSDIPENKAVADGLGYAFKVSDSESLAGVIKQVLANYEEAINIGGKAKEVVREKHNWANIAKMYNDLYIQMKQLKETTKR
- a CDS encoding radical SAM protein; this translates as MECAVITTYRCNARCGMCNTWQHPSKASEEFNPEILEKIPAGMKRLNITGGEPMLRKDIADIVRILDKKTDRLEISTNGYFYDRIEEIAKKFPNITIRVSVEGLPALNDRLRGIENGFDRAMRTILRLRNLGIKDIGFAMTISGENCHDLIDLYQLVSTMDIEFANAVVHNSFYFHKDDNRIENISEVEEKMLGFMQALLCSSRKNFKKRVKDWFRAYLNLGLLRHVQGKTRPIPCGAATDTFFLDPWGQILACNGSEKPLVMGDLKIHSFEDIWKSGEAEKVRATVKNCQQNCWMTGTAVPAMRKNPLAPIKWVASNKLRAIQGRDLQL